A single window of Nicotiana tomentosiformis chromosome 1, ASM39032v3, whole genome shotgun sequence DNA harbors:
- the LOC104118124 gene encoding scarecrow-like protein 3 codes for MLQDDGSSSVTSSSPLQNFPMTSLSPSLNSPYHWLKELKSEERGLYLIHLLLTCANHVAAGNLENANIALDQISQLASPKGDTMQRIASYFAEALADRILRSWPGIYKALHSTKLSIVSEDILVKKMFFEYFPFLKVASLITNQAIIEAMEGEKMVHIVDLNASEPLQWRALLQDLRARPEGPPHLRITGVHQQKEVLEQIAHVLTEEAEKLDIPFQFHQVVSKLENLDVEKLRVKTGEALAISSVMQLHTLLAHDDEPQKKSPLGFKHLNGLHLQRALLNQNTLGDLLEKETTNVFSPGNESASSSPLSPTAPAKIDGFLYALWGLSPKVMVVTEQDSNHNGTTLMERLSESLYFYAALFDCLEFTLQRTSLERLKVEKMLFGEEIKNIVACEGVERKERHEKLDKWFQRFDGASFRNVPLSYYAMLQARRLLQSYSCEGYKIKEENGCVVICWQDRVLFSVSAWRCRR; via the coding sequence ATGTTACAAGATGATGGTTCATCATCAGTGACCTCATCATCACCTCTTCAAAACTTTCCAATGACGTCACTTTCACCTAGTTTGAATTCACCATACCATTGGCTCAAGGAGCTGAAATCTGAGGAAAGAGGTTTATATCTAATTCACCTTTTGCTCACTTGTGCTAACCATGTGGCTGCTGGCAATCTTGAGAATGCTAACATTGCACTTGACCAAATCTCCCAATTAGCTTCTCCTAAAGGAGATACAATGCAGCGAATCGCCTCGTATTTCGCTGAGGCGCTTGCTGATAGGATTCTGAGATCTTGGCCTGGTATTTATAAGGCCTTGCATTCGACTAAGCTATCGATCGTATCAGAAGATATACTGGTCAAGAAAATGTTTTTTGAGTATTTTCCATTCTTGAAAGTAGCTTCTTTGATCACAAATCAAGCGATCATCGAAGCTATGGAAGGAGAAAAAATGGTTCATATTGTTGATCTCAATGCTTCTGAACCCCTTCAGTGGCGTGCGCTGCTTCAGGATTTGAGAGCGCGCCCTGAAGGACCGCCCCATTTGCGGATTACGGGGGTTCATCAGCAAAAGGAAGTGTTAGAGCAAATAGCACATGTTCTAACAGAAGAAGCTGAAAAGTTGGATATCCCTTTTCAGTTCCATCAGGTAGTTAGCAAATTGGAAAATCTTGATGTTGAAAAACTACGAGTTAAAACCGGGGAGGCGTTGGCGATTAGTTCAGTTATGCAGTTGCACACTCTTCTTGCACATGATGATGAACCCCAAAAGAAATCCCCTTTGGGTTTCAAGCATTTGAATGGCCTTCACTTGCAAAGGGCATTACTCAACCAAAATACTTTAGGGGACTTGCTCGAAAAGGAAACAACTAATGTTTTTAGTCCGGGAAATGAATCAGCATCTTCATCTCCGCTATCTCCAACTGCCCCAGCAAAGATTGACGGATTCCTCTACGCGTTGTGGGGTTTGTCTCCAAAGGTCATGGTGGTCACAGAACAAGACTCGAACCACAATGGAACGACCCTTATGGAAAGGCTATCTGAGTCATTGTATTTTTACGCTGCATTATTCGATTGTCTTGAGTTCACACTACAGAGAACATCGTTAGAGCGATTAAAGGTCGAGAAAATGTTATTCGGCGAGGAGATCAAGAATATCGTAGCGTGTGAGGGAGTCGAGCGGAAGGAAAGGCACGAAAAACTGGATAAGTGGTTTCAAAGATTCGATGGAGCCAGTTTCAGGAATGTGCCTCTGAGTTATTATGCAATGTTGCAGGCAAGGAGATTGTTGCAGAGTTACAGTTGTGAAGGATACAAGATTAAAGAAGAGAATGGTTGCGTGGTGATTTGCTGGCAAGATCGCGTTCTTTTCTCAGTATCTGCTTGGAGATGTAGGAGGTGA